One window from the genome of Nicotiana tomentosiformis chromosome 5, ASM39032v3, whole genome shotgun sequence encodes:
- the LOC104111288 gene encoding small ribosomal subunit protein eS17 — translation MGRVRTKTVKKSSRQVIERYYSKMTLDFHTNKKILEEVAIIPSKRLRNKIAGFSTHLMKRIQKGPVRGISLKLQEEERERRMDFVPDESAIKTDLIEVDKETLDMLSALGMSDLPGVVKQAAEPQAVAALPTYGRGASGFGGRKY, via the coding sequence ATGGGTCGTGTACGCACCAAGACCGTGAAGAAGTCTTCTAGACAGGTAATTGAGAGGTACTACTCAAAGATGACCTTGGATTTCCACACCAACAAAAAGATCTTGGAGGAAGTTGCCATAATTCCTTCAAAGCGTCTCCGCAACAAGATTGCTGGGTTCTCCACCCACCTTATGAAGCGCATTCAGAAGGGGCCTGTTAGAGGCATCTCCCTGAAATTGCAAGAGGAGGAGCGTGAGAGACGTATGGACTTTGTTCCTGATGAGTCTGCCATTAAGACTGATTTGATTGAGGTCGACAAGGAGACCCTTGACATGCTTTCAGCTCTTGGCATGTCTGACCTTCCCGGTGTTGTCAAGCAGGCTGCAGAACCACAGGCAGTGGCAGCTCTCCCAACCTATGGTCGTGGTGCTAGTGGTTTTGGCGGCAGGAAATACTAA
- the LOC104111295 gene encoding pentatricopeptide repeat-containing protein At5g04780, mitochondrial, protein MKALQRCKIFSSYFYAQRRNLSSVADATLQKAAEEEEFDSVWKCKDTNILPFLHRTVQECAKERAAMNGQCVHSQIIKLGYEADTLTTNMLINMYSKCGIVDFARKVFDEMPHRTLVSWNTLMGSYIQKKDGEEVLHLFVQMQREGTQFSGFTVSGVLCACAAKFAVFESKQLHAFALKVSLESNVFVSTALLDVYAKCGLMNDAFRVFDSMPERNDVTWSSMVAGYVQNELYEEAIMFFHRLQKSRVEHNQFTLSSIISACAALAALLEGNEVHAIVRKTGFGANLYVASSLVDLYARCGCIDEAYIVFSNAEAKNAVIWNSMISGFARNARPLEAMTLFEKMQLAGFYPTEVTYVSVLSACGHMGLVDKGRIYFDKMKKEHNISPNVYHYSCMVDILGRKGLVEEATDFIENMPFAATPSMWGSVLASCRVHGNVEVAEIAAKHLFELEPNNAGNHVLLSNIYASKRRWGDVASTRKLLKDSEAKKERGKSWIQIKDKVHTFMVGERNHPSIIEVYSRLDELLVGMEKLGYKGKTEHDLHDVEESRKHELLRHHSEKLAFTFGLMCLPSNAPIRIMKNLRICGDCHSFMKFASKVTGREIIVRDVNRFHHFANGSCSCGEFW, encoded by the coding sequence ATGAAAGCCTTGCAAAGATGCAAGATTTTCAGTTCGTATTTTTATGCTCAAAGGAGAAATCTATCCTCAGTCGCAGATGCTACACTTCAGAAAGCAGCTGAGGAAGAAGAATTCGACAGCGTTTGGAAATGCAAAGATACAAATATTCTACCCTTTTTGCACCGCACAGTACAAGAATGCGCAAAGGAAAGAGCTGCAATGAATGGACAATGTGTGCATTCCCAGATCATAAAGCTTGGATATGAAGCAGATACATTGACAACAAACATGCTCATAAATATGTACTCAAAATGCGGCATTGTTGATTTTGCTCGTAAAGTGTTCGACGAAATGCCTCATAGAACTCTTGTTTCTTGGAACACCTTGATGGGTTCGTATATCCAGAAAAAAGATGGAGAAGAAGTTCTCCATCTTTTCGTTCAAATGCAAAGGGAAGGGACGCAGTTTAGTGGGTTCACAGTTTCAGGTGTTCTTTGTGCTTGTGCTGCCAAATTTGCTGTTTTCGAAAGCAAACAATTGCATGCTTTTGCACTGAAGGTATCACTGGAATCAAATGTTTTTGTTTCTACTGCTTTGCTTGATGTTTATGCTAAATGCGGGTTGATGAATGATGCTTTTCGGGTTTTTGATTCCATGCCGGAGAGGAATGATGTTACTTGGAGTTCAATGGTTGCTGGGTATGTCCAAAATGAGCTATATGAGGAGGCTATAATGTTTTTTCACAGGCTACAAAAATCGAGGGTCGAGCATAACCAGTTTACGCTTTCTTCTATTATATCTGCTTGTGCTGCATTGGCTGCTTTGTTAGAAGGGAACGAGGTGCATGCTATAGTCCGGAAAACTGGTTTTGGTGCCAATCTTTACGTGGCTTCCTCTCTTGTAGACTTATATGCAAGATGTGGATGTATTGATGAAGCCTATATTGTGTTTTCAAACGCTGAGGCGAAGAATGCTGTAATATGGAATTCAATGATTTCTGGCTTTGCTAGAAATGCGCGACCTTTAGAGGCTATGACATTGTTTGAGAAAATGCAGTTAGCGGGATTCTACCCGACTGAAGTGACTTATGTCTCGGTTCTATCTGCTTGTGGCCATATGGGTTTGGTTGACAAGGGGCGGATATATTTTGACAAGATGAAGAAAGAGCATAACATATCTCCCAATGTATATCATTATTCATGTATGGTTGACATTCTTGGTAGAAAAGGCCTGGTTGAAGAAGCTACGGATTTCATAGAAAATATGCCCTTTGCTGCAACACCTTCCATGTGGGGTTCTGTCTTGGCATCTTGCAGGGTCCATGGAAATGTTGAGGTGGCTGAAATTGCTGCTAAACATCTGTTTGAGCTCGAGCCTAATAATGCTGGGAACCACGTCTTGCTTTCAAATATATATGCTTCCAAGAGAAGGTGGGGCGATGTTGCATCAACAAGAAAGCTTCTTAAAGACAGTGAAGCGAAGAAAGAAAGAGGCAAGAGTTGGATACAGATAAAAGACAAGGTTCAcacattcatggtcggggagagaaaTCATCCGAGCATTATAGAGGTTTATTCAAGATTGGATGAGTTGTTGGTAGGTATGGAGAAATTAGGTTACAAAGGTAAAACAGAGCATGACCTGCATGATGTGGAAGAGAGCAGAAAACATGAGCTTCTAAGGCATCATAGTGAGAAGCTTGCTTTTACATTTGGGTTGATGTGTTTGCCTTCAAATGCTCCTATAAGAATTATGAAGAACCTCAGGATTTGCGGGGACTGTCATTCGTTTATGAAGTTTGCTTCAAAAGTAACAGGGAGGGAAATAATTGTCAGAGATGTTAATCGTTTTCATCATTTTGCTAATGGATCATGTTCATGTGGAGAATTTTGGTGA